In the genome of Halostella limicola, one region contains:
- the purM gene encoding phosphoribosylformylglycinamidine cyclo-ligase: MTEEDSEELTYADAGVDIEASEDATSALLSAFGDVEGYAGLLDIGDRYLALATDGVGTKLLVAEALGDYSTVGIDCIAMNANDLVAAGVDPVAFVDYIAIDEPDDEFTEQVGEGLAAGTEEAGIALLGGETAVMPEVVKGLDLAGTCAGLAPKEAIFDGEAEPGDALVGFPSSGIHSNGLTLARKAVTRDHEYADPFLPNPDRSIGEELLEPTRIYAYLLDDLRAADARAAAHVTGGGWTNLERMGEHRYEITDPLPAQDVFAFVQEEGNVSDEEMHRTFNMGTGFVAAVPPEKAEALADATDGRVIGAVEDGEGVSIRGLTL, translated from the coding sequence ATGACCGAGGAGGACTCCGAGGAACTGACCTACGCCGACGCGGGCGTGGACATCGAGGCGAGCGAGGACGCCACGTCGGCGCTGCTGTCGGCGTTCGGCGACGTGGAGGGGTACGCCGGACTGCTCGACATCGGCGACCGCTACCTCGCGCTCGCCACCGACGGCGTCGGGACGAAGCTGCTCGTCGCCGAGGCGCTCGGCGACTACTCGACGGTCGGCATCGACTGCATCGCGATGAACGCCAACGACCTCGTCGCGGCGGGGGTCGACCCCGTCGCGTTCGTGGACTACATCGCCATCGACGAGCCCGACGACGAGTTCACCGAGCAGGTCGGCGAGGGGCTCGCGGCGGGGACCGAGGAGGCCGGAATCGCCCTGCTCGGCGGCGAGACGGCGGTGATGCCCGAGGTGGTGAAGGGCCTCGACCTCGCGGGCACCTGCGCGGGGCTCGCGCCGAAGGAGGCCATCTTCGACGGCGAGGCCGAGCCGGGCGACGCGCTCGTGGGCTTCCCGTCCAGCGGCATCCACTCCAACGGCCTGACGCTGGCCCGAAAGGCCGTCACCCGCGACCACGAGTACGCCGACCCGTTCCTGCCGAACCCGGACCGCTCCATCGGCGAGGAACTGCTGGAGCCGACGCGCATCTACGCGTACCTGCTCGACGACCTGCGCGCGGCCGACGCCCGCGCCGCGGCCCACGTCACCGGCGGCGGCTGGACCAACCTCGAACGGATGGGCGAACACCGCTACGAGATCACGGACCCGCTCCCCGCACAGGACGTGTTCGCGTTCGTGCAGGAGGAGGGCAACGTCTCGGACGAGGAGATGCACCGCACGTTCAACATGGGCACCGGCTTCGTCGCCGCCGTGCCGCCCGAGAAGGCGGAGGCCCTCGCGGACGCGACGGACGGCCGCGTTATCGGCGCCGTCGAGGACGGCGAGGGCGTCTCGATCCGCGGCCTGACGCTGTAG
- a CDS encoding molybdopterin-dependent oxidoreductase produces the protein MAPPPSRTTRSLTRAVDGVRNHGAALAVAAAGGVASVAGSYAVTGFTPDFVGAATEGILRELSPNALVAFAIEELGDLGHQLLLAGAIAVSVGLFALAGLAGVAVARRTDRLLPGVAGSGLLALGLASGLGTPPLSAVAIAAPAAAVPVAERATGAPSTVSERRRRVLGSVGSLLGIAAVGTAVGTQRAPTVEPEELDAEEAADTEDLLATAEEQSLAVGGIEGLVSDEFYEVDYSNFDPTVEKDNWSLTVTGEVEEEVEIDFDELQAMETEHRFVTLRCVGEALNGQKMDNALWTGTPVAPLLEQAGPGGGCECVRLHAADDYYQVFPISALQTGFLAYGMNGTELPKGHGHPVRTLIPGHWGEINVKWVTEIEVLDEEAEGYWEERGWHGTGPVETVAKLHAVNHRDDGTVQVGGHAYAGTRGVETVEVSTDGGDTWTEATLSEPLPGDDVWRQWAHEFEPEGSQEVVVRAIDGNGDVQPREESDSFPSGATGWVSRTVEAER, from the coding sequence ATGGCTCCACCACCTTCTCGGACGACGCGGTCCCTCACTCGCGCCGTTGACGGCGTGCGGAACCACGGCGCTGCGCTCGCCGTCGCCGCCGCGGGCGGGGTCGCCTCGGTCGCGGGGTCGTACGCGGTCACCGGGTTCACGCCCGACTTCGTCGGCGCGGCGACCGAAGGGATCCTCCGCGAACTGTCGCCGAACGCGCTCGTGGCGTTCGCCATCGAGGAGCTTGGCGATCTGGGGCACCAGCTACTGCTGGCCGGAGCGATCGCGGTCTCGGTCGGCCTCTTCGCGCTGGCGGGCCTCGCGGGCGTCGCGGTCGCGCGCCGGACGGACCGGCTCCTCCCCGGCGTCGCCGGCAGCGGCCTGCTCGCGCTGGGACTCGCGTCGGGGCTGGGGACGCCGCCCCTCTCGGCCGTCGCGATCGCCGCGCCCGCCGCGGCGGTCCCGGTCGCCGAGCGGGCGACCGGCGCGCCGTCGACCGTGTCGGAGCGCCGGCGCCGGGTGCTCGGCTCGGTCGGGTCCCTTCTCGGGATCGCGGCGGTGGGCACCGCGGTCGGGACGCAACGAGCCCCGACCGTCGAGCCGGAGGAACTCGACGCCGAGGAGGCGGCCGATACCGAGGACCTCCTCGCGACCGCCGAGGAGCAGTCGCTCGCGGTCGGCGGCATCGAGGGACTGGTCAGCGACGAGTTCTACGAGGTCGACTACAGCAACTTCGACCCCACCGTCGAGAAGGACAACTGGTCGCTGACCGTCACCGGCGAGGTCGAGGAGGAGGTGGAGATCGACTTCGACGAACTGCAGGCGATGGAGACGGAGCACCGGTTCGTCACCCTCCGGTGCGTCGGAGAGGCGCTGAACGGGCAGAAGATGGACAACGCCCTCTGGACCGGGACGCCGGTCGCGCCCCTGCTGGAGCAGGCCGGGCCGGGGGGCGGCTGCGAATGCGTCCGCCTGCACGCGGCCGACGACTACTACCAGGTGTTCCCGATTTCGGCCCTCCAGACCGGCTTCCTGGCCTACGGCATGAACGGCACGGAGCTCCCGAAGGGCCACGGCCACCCCGTGCGGACGCTGATCCCCGGCCACTGGGGCGAGATAAACGTGAAGTGGGTCACCGAGATCGAGGTGCTTGACGAGGAGGCCGAGGGCTACTGGGAGGAGCGCGGGTGGCACGGAACCGGCCCGGTCGAGACCGTCGCCAAGCTCCACGCCGTGAACCACCGCGACGACGGCACCGTGCAGGTCGGCGGTCACGCGTACGCGGGCACGCGCGGCGTCGAAACCGTGGAGGTCTCGACCGACGGCGGCGACACCTGGACCGAGGCGACGCTGTCGGAGCCGCTCCCCGGCGACGACGTGTGGCGGCAGTGGGCCCACGAGTTCGAGCCCGAGGGCTCGCAGGAGGTCGTCGTCCGGGCGATCGACGGGAACGGAGACGTGCAGCCACGGGAGGAGTCCGACTCGTTCCCCAGCGGCGCGACGGGGTGGGTGTCCCGGACCGTCGAGGCCGAACGGTGA
- a CDS encoding ArsR/SmtB family transcription factor, with translation MEQALWYLFAGTRGGENRARIVRALSERPRNANRLAKAIDADYNTVRHHLDMLEEHDVVEPGENDYGKLYFLTDRFERHREEFEEIIEQVE, from the coding sequence ATGGAGCAGGCGCTCTGGTATCTCTTCGCCGGCACACGCGGCGGCGAGAACAGGGCGCGGATCGTCCGCGCGCTCTCGGAGCGCCCGCGGAACGCGAACCGGCTCGCGAAGGCGATCGACGCGGACTACAACACGGTCAGACACCACCTCGACATGCTTGAGGAACACGACGTCGTCGAACCCGGCGAGAACGACTACGGGAAGCTGTACTTCCTGACCGACCGCTTCGAGCGCCACCGCGAGGAGTTCGAGGAGATCATCGAACAGGTGGAGTGA
- a CDS encoding HD domain-containing protein — protein MKTIKDSVHDHIEVDGVARALLDTPEVQRLRRIKQLGTVSLVYPSANHTRFEHSLGVYHLACQALSQLGVEGRQKARVEAAAVLHDVGHCPYSHNVEDLIHRRTGKYHDDVHDLIADGAVGDVLRDHDISPATVADLVAGEGRFGQVVSGELDVDRMDYLVRDAHHTGVPYGTIDHGRLVRELTFVDGELVLAEGNVQAAESLLVARALMNPTVYSHHVARISKSMLRRATERLLEAGDVTAEELRRMDDPGLLVALRETEATAPAARRLCERDLFKRALWVELDDVPDGVIAASHDEIREYEREIADAADVDRDRVILDVPDRPTMTESSTRVVVAGEIRRLDEQSPLVEALRAAQRSQWRCGVYVPEGLTGRVGRAAVETLGLDIDGALVNERRSGWNARLDEFGDR, from the coding sequence ATGAAGACGATCAAGGACAGCGTCCACGACCACATCGAGGTGGACGGCGTGGCGCGGGCGCTTCTGGACACGCCCGAGGTCCAGCGGCTCCGGCGGATCAAGCAGCTGGGCACCGTCTCTCTGGTCTATCCTTCCGCGAACCACACCCGCTTCGAGCACAGCCTCGGGGTGTACCACCTCGCCTGCCAGGCGCTCTCCCAGCTCGGCGTCGAGGGGCGACAGAAGGCCCGCGTCGAGGCCGCCGCCGTCCTCCACGACGTGGGGCACTGTCCCTACAGCCACAACGTCGAGGACCTGATCCATCGCCGGACCGGGAAGTACCACGACGACGTCCACGACCTCATCGCCGACGGCGCGGTCGGCGACGTGCTCCGCGACCACGACATCTCGCCGGCGACCGTGGCGGACCTGGTTGCCGGCGAGGGCCGGTTCGGGCAGGTCGTCTCCGGGGAACTGGACGTGGACCGGATGGACTACCTCGTGCGGGACGCCCACCACACCGGCGTCCCCTACGGCACCATCGACCACGGCCGACTCGTGCGCGAACTCACCTTCGTCGACGGCGAACTCGTGCTCGCGGAGGGGAACGTCCAAGCCGCGGAGAGCCTGCTCGTCGCGCGGGCGCTGATGAACCCGACCGTCTACAGCCACCACGTGGCCCGGATCAGCAAGTCGATGCTCCGCCGGGCGACCGAGCGCCTGCTGGAGGCGGGCGACGTCACGGCCGAGGAGCTCCGCCGGATGGACGACCCGGGCCTCCTCGTCGCGCTCCGCGAGACCGAGGCGACCGCGCCGGCCGCCCGACGGCTCTGCGAGCGGGACCTGTTCAAGCGCGCGCTGTGGGTCGAACTGGACGACGTCCCCGACGGCGTCATCGCGGCGTCCCACGACGAGATCCGCGAGTACGAGCGCGAGATCGCCGACGCGGCGGACGTGGACCGCGACCGCGTCATCCTCGACGTGCCCGACCGCCCGACCATGACGGAGTCGTCGACGCGGGTGGTCGTCGCCGGCGAGATCCGCCGCCTCGACGAGCAGTCGCCGCTCGTGGAGGCGCTCCGGGCCGCTCAGCGCTCGCAGTGGCGCTGCGGGGTGTACGTCCCCGAGGGCCTCACGGGTCGCGTCGGGCGGGCGGCGGTCGAGACCCTGGGGCTGGACATCGACGGCGCGCTGGTCAACGAGCGCCGGAGCGGGTGGAACGCCCGCCTCGACGAGTTCGGCGACCGGTGA
- a CDS encoding zinc metalloprotease, translating to MQFSSRELLDLGAAWVALGVAFTFFFEPAARAMDVGAIASFLPVSMGTVGVAFLLHELAHKVVAVRFGQIAEFRADYGMLFVAIMSGLAGFLFAAPGAVHHRGRITLRENGLISLAGPVTNILLMAPFGALALSGVDALVGVGTLGVGINGFLAAFNMIPYGPLDGKTVLKWNKAVYLLVFLPSAAFVVWIFVGTPGF from the coding sequence ATGCAGTTCAGCAGCCGCGAACTCCTCGACCTCGGCGCGGCGTGGGTGGCGCTCGGCGTCGCCTTCACGTTCTTCTTCGAACCCGCGGCACGCGCGATGGACGTGGGGGCCATCGCCTCCTTCCTGCCCGTGAGCATGGGCACCGTCGGCGTCGCCTTCCTGCTGCACGAGCTCGCACACAAGGTCGTCGCCGTCCGGTTCGGCCAGATAGCCGAGTTCCGCGCGGACTACGGGATGCTGTTCGTCGCCATCATGAGCGGCCTCGCGGGCTTCCTGTTCGCCGCGCCCGGCGCGGTCCACCACCGCGGCCGGATCACGCTGCGGGAGAACGGCCTCATCTCGCTTGCCGGCCCCGTCACGAACATCCTGCTGATGGCGCCGTTCGGCGCGCTGGCGCTGTCGGGCGTCGACGCGCTCGTCGGCGTCGGCACGCTCGGCGTCGGCATCAACGGCTTCCTCGCGGCGTTCAACATGATCCCCTACGGTCCGCTGGACGGCAAAACTGTCCTGAAGTGGAACAAGGCGGTCTACCTCCTCGTGTTCCTGCCGAGCGCGGCGTTCGTCGTCTGGATCTTCGTCGGGACGCCCGGGTTCTGA
- a CDS encoding DUF555 domain-containing protein, translated as MSNYLVVMEAAWLVRDVEAVDDAIGVAVSEAGKRLNEQDMDYVEVDVGATGCPACGEPFDSAFIAADTALVGLVLEMKVFNADSQEHAQRIAKSEVGGALRDVPLSVVETIEYEDEEELETGE; from the coding sequence ATGAGCAACTATCTCGTTGTGATGGAGGCCGCGTGGTTGGTTCGCGACGTCGAAGCCGTCGACGACGCCATCGGCGTCGCCGTCAGCGAAGCGGGCAAGCGGCTGAACGAGCAGGACATGGACTACGTCGAGGTCGACGTCGGCGCGACGGGGTGTCCCGCCTGCGGCGAGCCGTTCGACTCCGCGTTCATCGCGGCGGACACGGCGCTGGTCGGCCTCGTGCTGGAGATGAAGGTGTTCAACGCGGACAGCCAGGAGCACGCCCAGCGCATCGCCAAGAGCGAGGTCGGCGGCGCGCTCCGCGACGTCCCGCTCTCCGTGGTCGAGACGATCGAGTACGAGGACGAGGAGGAACTCGAAACCGGCGAGTGA
- a CDS encoding acyl-CoA thioesterase, producing MPSLMETFIENREMIQPHHANNLDTVHGGNVMKWMDEVGAMAAMRFSGETCVTARVNEMNFRRPIYVGDTALIEAYVYDTGETSVKVRLRTYREDLRTGERELTTESYFVYVAIDDDRTPVSVPELTVETEEGRRLRDDAMAELDG from the coding sequence ATGCCGAGCCTGATGGAGACGTTCATCGAGAACCGCGAGATGATCCAGCCCCACCACGCGAACAACTTAGACACCGTCCACGGGGGCAACGTGATGAAGTGGATGGACGAGGTCGGGGCGATGGCGGCGATGCGCTTCTCGGGCGAGACCTGCGTCACGGCCCGCGTGAACGAGATGAACTTCCGGCGGCCCATCTACGTCGGCGACACCGCGCTCATCGAGGCCTACGTCTACGACACCGGGGAGACGAGCGTGAAGGTGCGCCTGCGGACCTACCGCGAGGACCTGCGCACCGGCGAGCGCGAACTCACCACGGAGTCGTACTTCGTCTACGTCGCGATCGACGACGATCGGACGCCCGTCTCGGTCCCCGAACTGACCGTCGAAACCGAGGAGGGGCGGCGACTCCGCGACGACGCGATGGCGGAACTCGACGGGTGA
- the psmB gene encoding archaeal proteasome endopeptidase complex subunit beta: MRTPRHDSEFSRNRERLSEDPVGPFEPEVGSLPENSFTTEELDNVNKTGTTTIGLTTADGVVVATDMRANLGGRFVSNKNVQKVEQIHPTAALTLVGSVGGAQSFISNLRAESNLYEARRGEPMSIHALATLAGNFARGGPFFAINPILGGVDDEGHHVYSIDPAGGVVKDDYTVTGSGMQVAYGLLEQEYEEGLSNDEARSVAARAIRNAAERDTGSGNGVYLATITSDGVDIQGHKDFDDVV; the protein is encoded by the coding sequence ATGCGTACGCCGAGACACGATTCCGAGTTCTCGCGGAACCGCGAGCGGCTCTCCGAGGACCCCGTCGGTCCCTTCGAACCGGAGGTCGGGTCGCTCCCCGAAAACTCCTTCACCACCGAGGAGCTGGACAACGTGAACAAGACGGGGACGACGACGATCGGGCTGACGACCGCGGACGGCGTCGTCGTCGCGACGGACATGCGCGCCAACCTCGGCGGCCGGTTCGTCTCGAACAAGAACGTCCAGAAGGTCGAGCAGATCCACCCCACTGCAGCCCTCACCCTCGTCGGCTCGGTCGGCGGCGCGCAGTCGTTCATCAGTAACCTCCGCGCGGAGTCGAACCTCTACGAGGCGCGCCGGGGCGAGCCGATGAGCATCCACGCGCTGGCGACGCTCGCGGGCAACTTCGCCCGCGGCGGCCCCTTCTTCGCTATCAACCCGATTCTGGGCGGGGTCGACGACGAGGGCCACCACGTCTACAGCATCGACCCCGCCGGCGGCGTCGTCAAGGACGACTACACCGTCACCGGCTCCGGCATGCAGGTCGCCTACGGCCTCCTCGAACAGGAGTACGAGGAAGGTCTCTCCAACGACGAGGCCCGCTCCGTCGCCGCCCGCGCCATCCGGAACGCCGCGGAGCGCGACACCGGCTCCGGCAACGGCGTCTACCTCGCGACGATCACGAGCGACGGCGTCGACATCCAGGGCCACAAGGACTTCGACGACGTCGTGTAG
- a CDS encoding CBS domain-containing protein codes for MELPTPADLRERRNELGLTQSELADRAEVSQPLIARIEGGDVDPRLSTLRRIVNALEAAEGGIVRAEDLMHETVIHVAPDDELRDAVGKMEDEAYSQLPVIQEGIPVGSISQSDLVHVDEEARGEPVREFMSESFPTVSKNATLDEISSLLDHYKAVMVTEDGETVGIVTEADLAARLS; via the coding sequence ATGGAACTCCCGACGCCGGCAGACCTGCGGGAGCGGCGGAACGAACTGGGGTTGACGCAGAGCGAGCTCGCGGACCGTGCCGAGGTGTCCCAGCCGCTCATCGCCCGGATCGAGGGCGGCGACGTCGACCCGCGACTGTCGACGCTCCGCCGCATCGTCAACGCCCTGGAGGCCGCGGAGGGCGGCATCGTCCGCGCCGAGGACCTGATGCACGAGACCGTGATCCACGTCGCCCCGGACGACGAGCTCCGGGACGCCGTGGGGAAGATGGAGGACGAGGCGTACTCGCAGCTCCCCGTCATCCAGGAGGGCATCCCGGTCGGGAGCATCAGCCAGAGCGACCTCGTCCACGTCGACGAGGAGGCCCGCGGCGAGCCCGTCCGCGAGTTCATGAGCGAGAGCTTCCCGACGGTCTCGAAGAACGCGACGCTGGACGAGATCAGCAGCCTCCTCGACCACTACAAGGCCGTGATGGTGACCGAGGACGGCGAGACCGTCGGCATCGTGACCGAGGCCGACCTGGCCGCGCGGCTCTCCTGA
- a CDS encoding TraB/GumN family protein: protein MSDEAESATSLQSSHPPSGEGRVQVVGTAHVSADSVTEVERTIEEERPDVVAVELDEGRYKQMRGEGGKGDDLEARDLLRGNTVFQFLAYWMLSYVQTRLGDRFDIEPGADMKAAVDAAEERGIGVALVDRNIQVTIQRFWRRMTFLEKLKMIGSLFLGVLGFGGEPEDEFEMEDITDADVVTAMIEEFRRFSPGGAEALIDERDAFIAHKLLALREQGYHVVAVVGAGHRAGIEGYLRAPETLPPMESLVGTQSRKWFSPFKLLGYVFTLGFLAFFFLLVMAGVKDTFLLKLFAAWFLFNGFFSFTLAKLAGARWTSAGVGGAVAWLTSVNPLLAPGWFAGYMELRHRPVDLGDIGTLNTILSDEESPIRDLIGRMFQVPLFRLIMVVALTNVGSMVASFLFPFTVLPWLAPEIGGVSGVMDQLIQGAENSAELIWGLFR, encoded by the coding sequence ATGAGTGACGAAGCGGAGTCGGCGACGTCCCTCCAGTCGTCGCACCCGCCCTCCGGCGAGGGCCGGGTTCAGGTCGTCGGGACGGCGCACGTCTCCGCCGACAGCGTAACGGAGGTCGAGCGGACCATCGAGGAGGAGCGACCGGACGTGGTTGCGGTGGAACTCGACGAGGGGCGGTACAAACAGATGCGGGGCGAGGGCGGCAAGGGCGACGACCTGGAGGCCCGCGACCTGCTGCGCGGCAACACGGTGTTTCAGTTCCTCGCGTACTGGATGCTCTCGTACGTGCAGACCCGGCTCGGCGACCGGTTCGACATCGAACCCGGGGCCGACATGAAGGCGGCCGTCGACGCCGCCGAGGAGCGCGGCATCGGCGTCGCGCTCGTGGACCGGAACATCCAGGTGACGATCCAGCGCTTCTGGCGCCGGATGACGTTCCTCGAGAAGCTGAAGATGATCGGTAGCCTCTTTCTCGGCGTCCTCGGCTTCGGCGGCGAGCCGGAGGACGAGTTCGAGATGGAGGACATCACCGACGCCGACGTGGTGACCGCCATGATCGAGGAGTTCCGCCGGTTCAGCCCCGGCGGGGCCGAGGCGCTCATCGACGAGCGCGACGCGTTCATCGCGCACAAGCTGCTCGCGCTCCGCGAGCAGGGGTATCACGTCGTCGCCGTCGTCGGCGCCGGCCACCGGGCCGGCATCGAGGGCTATCTCAGAGCCCCGGAGACGCTCCCGCCGATGGAGAGCCTCGTCGGCACCCAGTCGCGGAAGTGGTTCTCCCCGTTCAAGCTGCTCGGCTACGTGTTCACCCTCGGGTTCCTCGCCTTCTTCTTCCTGCTGGTCATGGCCGGCGTGAAGGACACCTTCCTGCTGAAGCTGTTCGCCGCCTGGTTCCTGTTCAACGGCTTCTTCTCGTTCACGCTGGCAAAACTCGCCGGCGCGCGCTGGACGAGCGCGGGCGTCGGCGGCGCCGTCGCGTGGCTCACGAGCGTCAACCCGCTGCTCGCACCGGGCTGGTTCGCGGGCTACATGGAGCTTCGCCACCGACCGGTCGACCTCGGCGACATCGGCACGCTGAACACGATCCTCAGCGACGAGGAGAGCCCCATCCGCGACCTGATCGGCCGGATGTTTCAGGTGCCGCTGTTCCGGCTCATCATGGTCGTCGCGCTCACGAACGTCGGGAGCATGGTGGCCAGCTTCCTCTTTCCCTTCACCGTTCTGCCGTGGCTGGCCCCGGAGATCGGGGGCGTCAGCGGCGTCATGGACCAGCTGATCCAGGGTGCGGAAAACAGCGCGGAACTCATCTGGGGACTGTTCCGATAA
- a CDS encoding S8 family serine peptidase has protein sequence MQLPSNDRDETDGPLTASRRRILRTTGAAGAASLLPYAGVGRADHGTTVDDALDPTDDSLQETLVVFDENDDVDRLRHLDLANGYHKFEVLPVGYAELTGNQIETIADWTDVRYVQANVELDYHNDDSRENTRADEVQLDLGYTGESVHTVVIDSGVDGDHPDLDGTLAANWRWVGDPLENDIQWEEVGDVDTDDNGHGTHTSGSVSGDGTQSDGEYRGMAPDSTLTVYSAGAALFILYAVAAFDHMIARKRAGETDVQVVSNSYGTSSGDDFNPDDALNVASWHATQEGILALFSAGNAGPDPNTLNDYAKAPNVLSVAATDDEKAVTDFSSRGRTPDYDGATNYKRKKALDNLREYRAADKTDEEIGSGSFSGTVAVDESEYHEWDAPSKAGYVEATLSWDPSAEDLDFYLHEGSPDGEVVASSATLNHPEELSGPIEGGTTYYFEVRPFANVAADYGIEFTAYEGIDRNVHPMGLYRNGVGANGNLVMSTLEPTDPLQAYAEDTEEWYGRISGTSMSCPVTAGVATLVVDAYRQNVGESPDPIEVLNTIEAEAEDVHDGYTPWNIGAGFVDAYEAVARAEDGDLATFGEVKLVDE, from the coding sequence ATGCAATTACCATCCAACGATCGTGACGAAACGGACGGCCCGCTGACCGCCTCGCGACGGCGTATCCTGCGGACCACGGGCGCGGCCGGCGCGGCGTCGCTACTCCCCTACGCGGGCGTGGGCCGCGCCGACCACGGGACGACCGTCGACGACGCCCTCGATCCGACAGACGACTCGTTGCAGGAGACACTCGTCGTATTTGACGAGAACGACGACGTCGATCGGCTCCGACATCTCGATCTGGCGAACGGCTACCACAAGTTCGAGGTGCTGCCGGTCGGGTACGCCGAACTCACCGGAAACCAGATCGAGACGATCGCCGACTGGACGGACGTGCGGTACGTCCAGGCGAACGTCGAACTCGACTACCACAACGACGACTCCCGCGAGAACACGCGCGCGGACGAAGTGCAATTGGACCTCGGCTACACCGGCGAGAGCGTTCATACGGTGGTCATCGACAGCGGCGTCGACGGCGACCACCCCGACCTCGACGGGACCCTCGCCGCCAACTGGCGCTGGGTCGGCGACCCGCTGGAGAACGACATCCAGTGGGAGGAGGTCGGCGACGTCGACACCGACGACAACGGCCACGGCACCCACACCAGCGGGAGCGTCTCGGGCGACGGGACCCAGAGCGACGGCGAGTACCGCGGGATGGCGCCCGACTCCACGCTGACGGTGTACTCCGCGGGCGCGGCGCTTTTCATCCTGTACGCCGTCGCCGCGTTCGACCACATGATCGCTCGGAAGCGGGCCGGCGAGACTGACGTGCAAGTGGTGTCGAACTCCTACGGCACGTCCTCGGGCGACGACTTCAACCCCGACGACGCGCTGAACGTCGCTTCCTGGCACGCGACGCAGGAGGGCATCCTCGCGCTGTTCTCCGCGGGGAACGCCGGGCCGGACCCGAACACGCTCAACGACTACGCGAAGGCTCCGAACGTGTTGAGCGTCGCCGCGACGGACGACGAGAAGGCCGTGACGGACTTCTCCTCGCGCGGGCGCACCCCGGACTACGACGGCGCGACGAACTACAAGCGCAAGAAGGCGCTCGATAACCTCCGCGAGTACCGCGCGGCGGACAAGACCGACGAGGAGATCGGCTCCGGGTCGTTCTCCGGGACCGTGGCCGTCGACGAGAGCGAGTACCACGAGTGGGACGCCCCGAGCAAGGCCGGCTACGTCGAAGCCACCCTGTCCTGGGACCCGAGCGCCGAGGACCTCGATTTCTACCTCCACGAGGGGAGTCCCGACGGCGAGGTGGTTGCCTCCAGCGCGACCCTGAACCACCCCGAGGAGCTGTCGGGACCGATCGAGGGCGGGACGACGTACTACTTCGAGGTGCGGCCGTTCGCCAACGTCGCGGCGGACTACGGTATCGAGTTCACCGCCTACGAGGGCATCGACCGCAACGTCCACCCGATGGGGCTGTACCGCAACGGCGTCGGCGCGAACGGCAACCTCGTGATGAGCACGCTCGAACCGACCGACCCACTGCAGGCGTACGCCGAGGACACCGAGGAGTGGTACGGCCGCATCAGCGGCACGAGCATGTCGTGTCCAGTCACCGCCGGCGTGGCGACGCTCGTCGTCGACGCCTACCGGCAGAACGTCGGCGAATCGCCGGACCCGATCGAGGTGCTGAACACGATCGAGGCGGAGGCCGAGGACGTCCACGACGGCTACACCCCGTGGAACATCGGGGCCGGGTTCGTCGACGCGTACGAGGCGGTGGCGCGCGCCGAAGACGGCGACCTCGCGACGTTCGGCGAGGTGAAGCTCGTCGATGAGTGA